One genomic window of Nicotiana sylvestris chromosome 10, ASM39365v2, whole genome shotgun sequence includes the following:
- the LOC104218405 gene encoding uncharacterized protein yields MEFCKERWPSYYSVLGVNANCSDEEIKRAYRKLAMQWHPDKWTRTPSLLGEAKRKFQQIQEAYSVLSDQKKRMMYDAGLYDPEEDEDEGFADFLHEMVSLMDNARKEEKSYSMEELQGMFWEMAQGFETTNWSQQQDFESSQWFCSPLAYNHSRTSGTAQLDTNFTDRNPFLDFSNMEMHGANPFCR; encoded by the exons ATGGAGTTTTGTAAAGAAAGGTGGCCATCATATTATAGTGTTCTTGGTGTTAATGCAAACTGTTCTGATGAAGAAATTAAACGTGCTTATAGAAAGTTAGCTATG CAATGGCATCCTGATAAATGGACGAGGACACCTTCATTATTAGGTGAAGCTAAGAGGAAGTTTCAGCAAATCCAAGAAGCCTATTCAG TGTTGTCGGATCAGAAGAAGAGAATGATGTATGATGCAGGATTGTATGACCCTGAggaagatgaagatgag ggATTCGCTGATTTTCTACATGAAATGGTATCTTTAATGGATAATGCAAGGAAAGAG GAGAAAAGTTACAGTATGGAGGAGCTACAGGGCATGTTTTGGGAGATGGCACAAGGATTTGAGACTACAAATTGGTCTCAACAACAAGATTTCGAGTCCTCGCAATGGTTTTGCAGTCCTTTGGCTTATAATCACTCTAGAACTTCAGGGACAGCTCAGTTGGATACAAATTTTACAGACAGAAATCCATTCTTGGATTTCTCAAACATGGAGATGCATGGAGCTAATCCTTTCTGTAGATAA
- the LOC104218404 gene encoding uncharacterized protein — MFRVVIFLLFLIAVPISNGLNPRKLDEVDENKCGGCPCNKPCVPPSPPPPPPALPPPSPPPPKKPPSAYCPPPPYGGGGSGGGGGSGGGYVPDTPNSQYIYMTGPPGNLYPVDHDFGGAKRSFSSGFSLLIGGFFLGLLSFW; from the coding sequence ATGTTTCGGGTCGtgatttttctcttatttttgatTGCTGTACCAATAAGCAATGGATTAAATCCAAGAAAACTTGATGAGGTAGATGAAAATAAGTGTGGAGGTTGTCCTTGTAACAAGCCTTGTGTTCCACCATCTCCACCACCACCTCCACCAGCTCTTCCACCACCATCACCACCGCCGCCAAAGAAACCACCAAGTGCCTACTGCCCTCCTCCTCCTTACGGTGGCGGTGGAAGTGGTGGTGGCGGTGGTAGTGGTGGTGGTTATGTTCCCGATACACCAAATTCACAATATATATACATGACTGGTCCACCAGGGAATCTATACCCTGTTGACCATGATTTTGGTGGTGCAAAAAGGAGCTTTTCTAGTGGATTTTCACTTTTGATCGGTGGATTTTTCTTGGGATTGCTTTCCTTTTGGTAA